The following coding sequences lie in one Candidatus Omnitrophota bacterium genomic window:
- the hisI gene encoding phosphoribosyl-AMP cyclohydrolase — protein sequence MSFKLSSLKFDQNGLIPAIIQDYKNQQVLMLAYMNKESLRRSLKLGKTCFWSRSRKEYWVKGLTSGHFQFIKSIDYDCDMDALLIKVRQVGKACHTNNRSCFYRKIE from the coding sequence ATATCGTTTAAGTTGTCAAGTTTAAAGTTTGATCAGAATGGGTTAATACCGGCAATTATCCAGGATTATAAAAACCAGCAGGTATTAATGTTGGCTTATATGAATAAGGAATCTTTACGGCGTTCTTTAAAATTGGGTAAAACCTGTTTTTGGTCGCGTTCTCGGAAAGAATATTGGGTTAAGGGATTGACTAGCGGGCATTTTCAGTTTATTAAGTCAATCGACTATGATTGTGATATGGACGCGCTTTTAATTAAAGTACGCCAGGTTGGTAAGGCATGCCATACGAATAATAGAAGTTGTTTTTATAGAAAGATAGAATAG
- the trpE gene encoding anthranilate synthase component I, whose product MIRPTLSEFLNYTKKGNVIPVYKEINADLDTPVSAFLKIQQGDYSFLLESVEGQEKIARYSFLGSNPSLIFKSKDKRIEIFDIAANKKRNFITDSSPLVEIKKIMQDFRSVQIPELPRFYGGLVGYIGYDTVRFFENIPDKNKDNLNIPDTLLILTDALLIFDRLNHTIKIVNNVILPKALNLPEKKKLYEQAIKKIESIHNDFNRSVILRNDAIGSKKLRINSNFKQSEFVRIVKKAKEYIKKGDIIQVVLSQRFKVKAQKDGFTIYRALRSLNPSPYMYYLKLKDFSIVGSSPEMLVRCENGLVQNRPIAGTRRRGKSEQEDVRLEKELLNDEKEKAEHLMLVDLGRNDLGRISEPGRVRVDEFMHVEKYSHVMHLVSQVSAALDKKRFDIYDVLKATFPAGTVSGAPKIRAMEIIDELENLKRSLYAGAIGYFSFSHNLDTCIAIRTIVLKDGFAYVQAGAGIVADSVPAKEYQESVNKAEALMEAIRSN is encoded by the coding sequence TTGATTAGGCCGACTTTAAGTGAATTTTTAAATTATACCAAAAAAGGCAATGTTATTCCTGTTTACAAAGAGATAAATGCCGATTTGGATACGCCAGTTTCTGCTTTTTTAAAAATCCAGCAGGGGGATTATTCTTTTCTTTTGGAGTCTGTAGAAGGGCAGGAGAAAATCGCTCGCTACTCATTTTTAGGCAGCAATCCCAGTTTGATTTTTAAAAGCAAGGATAAACGGATTGAAATTTTTGATATAGCCGCGAATAAAAAAAGAAATTTTATAACCGATAGTTCTCCTCTTGTTGAAATCAAAAAAATAATGCAAGATTTTCGCAGTGTCCAGATACCTGAGTTGCCACGTTTTTATGGGGGGCTGGTTGGTTATATTGGTTATGATACGGTAAGATTTTTTGAAAACATCCCGGATAAGAACAAAGATAATTTAAATATTCCTGATACGCTTTTAATTTTAACTGATGCGCTTTTAATTTTTGACCGGCTTAACCATACCATAAAAATCGTTAATAATGTTATTTTGCCAAAGGCTTTGAATTTGCCTGAGAAAAAGAAGCTTTATGAACAGGCAATCAAGAAAATTGAATCGATACATAATGATTTTAACCGTTCTGTTATCCTAAGAAATGATGCGATTGGATCCAAAAAGTTACGCATTAACAGTAATTTTAAGCAATCAGAGTTTGTGAGAATAGTTAAAAAGGCAAAAGAATATATAAAGAAGGGCGATATTATCCAGGTAGTTTTATCACAGCGGTTTAAGGTTAAGGCGCAAAAAGATGGTTTCACCATTTATCGGGCTTTACGAAGCCTTAATCCTTCGCCTTATATGTATTATCTTAAATTAAAAGATTTTTCTATTGTTGGTTCAAGTCCTGAGATGCTGGTGCGTTGTGAAAATGGTCTGGTACAGAATCGTCCTATCGCCGGTACCCGCAGGCGCGGTAAAAGTGAACAGGAGGATGTACGCCTTGAAAAAGAACTCTTGAATGATGAGAAAGAAAAAGCAGAACACTTGATGTTGGTAGATTTGGGAAGGAATGATTTAGGCCGTATAAGTGAGCCTGGCCGGGTCAGGGTTGATGAGTTTATGCATGTGGAGAAATATTCCCATGTAATGCATCTGGTCAGCCAGGTGAGCGCGGCTCTTGACAAAAAAAGGTTTGATATCTATGATGTGTTAAAAGCCACATTTCCTGCAGGTACCGTAAGCGGCGCGCCTAAAATCCGGGCAATGGAGATTATTGATGAGCTGGAAAATTTAAAACGCTCGCTTTATGCCGGAGCAATCGGTTATTTTAGTTTTTCGCATAACCTGGATACTTGCATCGCCATCCGTACGATAGTCCTCAAAGATGGTTTTGCTTATGTGCAAGCTGGGGCGGGGATTGTCGCTGACTCTGTTCCGGCAAAAGAATATCAGGAATCAGTGAATAAAGCAGAAGCACTAATGGAAGCAATTAGAAGCAATTAG
- the rpsP gene encoding 30S ribosomal protein S16: MSVHIRLRRIGKNPVGKPHFRVTAFDERMGRDSRIIEELGYYKPTTGAAVLKKERIAEWVKNGAQASATVKSLLKKLNKGA, translated from the coding sequence ATGTCAGTACATATTCGTTTAAGAAGAATAGGCAAGAATCCAGTAGGTAAACCGCACTTTCGCGTTACTGCTTTCGATGAACGTATGGGCCGGGATAGCCGGATAATTGAAGAGTTGGGTTATTATAAGCCGACAACTGGGGCTGCGGTGCTTAAGAAAGAACGCATTGCTGAGTGGGTAAAAAATGGCGCTCAAGCTTCGGCGACCGTAAAAAGTTTATTGAAGAAATTAAATAAAGGAGCCTAA
- the yajC gene encoding preprotein translocase subunit YajC: MPQQGAVNPIVQLMPLALIFIIFYFLLIRPQKQKEKEHQKMLLGINKNDEIVTLGGIHGTVVNVKDKTLTLRIDENVKMEIEKNSVAYIKKPN; this comes from the coding sequence ATGCCACAACAAGGTGCAGTTAATCCCATAGTTCAGCTTATGCCGTTAGCATTAATTTTTATTATTTTTTATTTTTTGTTAATAAGGCCTCAGAAGCAAAAAGAGAAAGAGCACCAAAAAATGCTTCTGGGTATTAATAAAAATGATGAGATTGTAACTTTAGGCGGCATCCATGGCACAGTCGTCAATGTAAAGGATAAGACTTTAACTTTACGCATTGATGAAAACGTAAAGATGGAGATTGAGAAAAATAGCGTGGCTTATATAAAGAAACCCAATTAG